The Agromyces mariniharenae genome includes a window with the following:
- the moaA gene encoding GTP 3',8-cyclase MoaA, with protein MAALSLGMPALRRPPSAAPSTEGRPDVPGLVDRFGRVARDLRVSITSACSLRCTYCMPAEGLPVIPRDELLSSTEIARLVGIAVRDLGVTEVRFTGGEPLTRADLVEIVALSAAAAPGTPLALTTNGIGLDRKAQALKDAGLSRVNVSLDTLDREHFTRLTRRDRLPRVLDGIAAAHRAGLGPLKVNAVAMRETLHDAPTLLAWAIEHGCRLRFIEQMPLDADETWLRENMVDAQELLDVLGEHFAIEPVGRDDPSAPAEEWLVDGGPATVGIIASVTRSFCAACDRTRLTAEGTVRSCLFGDDETDLRAMLRDGASDAELADRWRAAMWGKQAGHGIDAADFHRPVRSMGGIGG; from the coding sequence ATGGCGGCCCTCTCGCTCGGCATGCCGGCTCTGCGCCGGCCGCCGTCGGCTGCGCCGTCGACCGAGGGGCGACCGGATGTCCCGGGGCTCGTCGACCGGTTCGGCCGCGTCGCCCGCGACCTCCGCGTGTCGATCACGTCGGCCTGCTCGCTGCGCTGCACGTACTGCATGCCCGCCGAGGGCCTGCCCGTGATCCCACGTGACGAGCTGCTCTCGTCGACCGAGATCGCGCGACTCGTCGGCATCGCGGTGCGTGATCTCGGCGTGACCGAGGTGCGCTTCACGGGCGGCGAGCCGCTCACGCGCGCCGACCTCGTCGAGATCGTCGCGCTGAGCGCCGCGGCCGCCCCCGGCACGCCGCTCGCGCTGACGACGAACGGCATCGGCCTCGACCGCAAGGCCCAGGCCCTGAAGGACGCCGGGCTCAGCCGGGTCAACGTGTCGCTCGACACGCTCGACCGGGAGCACTTCACGCGGCTCACCCGCCGCGATCGGCTGCCGCGCGTGCTCGACGGCATCGCCGCGGCGCATCGCGCCGGGCTCGGGCCGCTCAAGGTCAACGCGGTCGCCATGCGCGAGACCCTCCACGACGCGCCGACCCTGCTCGCCTGGGCTATCGAGCACGGATGCCGCCTGCGCTTCATCGAGCAGATGCCGCTCGACGCCGACGAGACCTGGCTCCGCGAGAACATGGTCGACGCGCAGGAGCTCCTCGACGTGCTCGGCGAGCACTTCGCGATCGAGCCCGTCGGCCGCGACGACCCGTCGGCGCCGGCCGAGGAGTGGCTCGTCGACGGCGGCCCGGCGACGGTCGGCATCATCGCCTCGGTGACCCGCTCGTTCTGCGCCGCCTGCGATCGCACGCGCCTGACCGCCGAGGGCACCGTGCGCTCGTGCCTGTTCGGCGACGACGAGACCGACCTGCGCGCGATGCTCCGCGACGGGGCATCCGATGCCGAGCTCGCCGACCGCTGGCGCGCCGCGATGTGGGGCAAGCAGGCCGGCCACGGCATCGACGCGGCGGACTTCCACCGCCCGGTGCGCTCCATGGGCGGGATCGGGGGCTGA
- a CDS encoding sulfite oxidase-like oxidoreductase encodes MSFITRGFSGRGRERDDRLPPGQTLVTDFPVLSAGPTPEVDTDDWEFTIRTETGAHSWNWDEFMALKIDDVDTDIHCVTHWSKLGTRWRGVSLDTLFEDVETQYDYVMAHSYGGYTTNVPLDELLDGKAWVAFEFDGEPLDPEHGGPARLLVPHLYFWKSAKWVRGLVMMDQDEPGFWEQNGYHIHGDPWKEERYW; translated from the coding sequence ATGTCGTTCATCACTCGGGGGTTCAGCGGACGCGGTCGCGAGCGCGACGACCGGCTCCCGCCGGGGCAGACCCTCGTCACCGATTTCCCGGTCCTCTCGGCCGGGCCCACGCCCGAGGTGGACACCGACGACTGGGAGTTCACGATCCGCACCGAGACCGGCGCGCACTCGTGGAACTGGGACGAGTTCATGGCGCTGAAGATCGACGACGTCGACACCGACATCCACTGCGTGACGCACTGGTCGAAGCTCGGCACGCGGTGGCGCGGGGTCTCGCTCGACACGCTCTTCGAGGACGTGGAGACCCAGTACGACTACGTGATGGCGCACAGTTACGGCGGCTACACGACGAACGTGCCGCTCGACGAGCTGCTCGACGGCAAGGCGTGGGTCGCGTTCGAGTTCGACGGCGAGCCGCTCGACCCCGAGCACGGCGGCCCGGCCCGGCTGCTCGTGCCGCACCTCTACTTCTGGAAGAGCGCGAAGTGGGTGCGCGGACTGGTGATGATGGACCAGGACGAGCCCGGCTTCTGGGAGCAGAACGGGTACCACATCCATGGGGATCCGTGGAAGGAGGAGCGGTACTGGTGA
- a CDS encoding FAD-binding oxidoreductase has translation MSDAPTAQAVAPSAAPLAVPRSGWHVATVAATHRETPNATRIELDVPGWPGNAAGQHLDVRLTAPDGYQATRSYSIASSGSSTRVVLAVDKLPDGEVSPYLVDDVRAGDMLEVHGPLGAFFVWAPAADTGDHRPVQLIAGGSGVVPLYAMAHAHADASDPTPFRLLYSVRTPDDVYFDDEFATLVDAAAPLQLDVVYTRRAPEGWATAPGRIMREALEAAVFPASERPRVFVCGSTGFVERVADWLVELGHDPRSIRTERYGGA, from the coding sequence GTGAGCGACGCTCCGACCGCGCAGGCCGTCGCGCCGAGCGCGGCGCCGCTGGCCGTCCCGCGCTCGGGCTGGCACGTCGCCACGGTGGCCGCGACGCACCGCGAGACGCCCAACGCGACCCGCATCGAGCTCGACGTGCCCGGCTGGCCGGGCAATGCGGCGGGGCAGCACCTCGACGTGCGCCTCACCGCGCCCGACGGCTACCAGGCGACGCGGTCGTACTCGATCGCCTCGTCGGGGTCGTCGACCCGCGTCGTGCTCGCGGTCGACAAGCTGCCCGACGGCGAGGTGTCGCCGTACCTCGTCGACGACGTGCGCGCCGGCGACATGCTCGAGGTGCACGGCCCGCTCGGGGCGTTCTTCGTCTGGGCTCCCGCGGCCGACACGGGCGACCATCGACCGGTCCAGCTCATCGCCGGCGGGTCGGGCGTCGTGCCGCTCTACGCGATGGCGCACGCGCACGCGGATGCCTCGGACCCGACGCCGTTCCGCCTGCTGTACTCCGTGCGCACGCCCGACGACGTCTACTTCGATGACGAGTTCGCGACGCTCGTGGATGCCGCGGCCCCGCTGCAGCTCGACGTGGTCTACACCCGCCGCGCGCCCGAGGGCTGGGCGACGGCGCCCGGCCGGATCATGCGCGAGGCCCTGGAGGCCGCCGTGTTCCCCGCGTCGGAGCGCCCGCGGGTCTTCGTCTGCGGCTCGACGGGCTTCGTCGAGCGCGTCGCCGACTGGCTCGTCGAGCTCGGCCACGACCCGCGGTCGATCCGCACCGAACGATACGGAGGCGCATGA
- a CDS encoding DUF6510 family protein — translation MMEHVDGNAIAGPLAEFFTFDATMASGRCVGCGTVAELARAMVYRSGAGTVVRCSTCDTVLATLVESGDRAWIGLRGVTAIEVRRTPSEG, via the coding sequence ATGATGGAGCACGTCGACGGCAACGCCATCGCGGGTCCGCTCGCCGAGTTCTTCACCTTCGACGCGACGATGGCCAGCGGGCGGTGCGTCGGCTGCGGCACGGTCGCCGAGCTCGCCAGGGCCATGGTCTACCGCAGCGGCGCCGGCACGGTCGTGCGCTGCAGCACGTGCGACACCGTGCTCGCCACGCTCGTCGAGTCGGGCGACCGCGCCTGGATCGGCCTCAGGGGCGTGACCGCGATCGAGGTGCGTCGGACGCCATCGGAGGGCTGA
- a CDS encoding DUF503 domain-containing protein, whose product MWIGWIEFDLLLGDVHSLKDKRAVIRPILADLRRATEASVAEVAEQDLHRRAVLGVGVVASGAERVTDTLDRAERLVASRPDVMLLSARRRLRRSDDD is encoded by the coding sequence ATGTGGATCGGCTGGATCGAGTTCGACCTGCTGCTCGGCGACGTGCACTCGCTGAAGGACAAGCGGGCCGTCATCCGGCCGATCCTCGCCGACCTGCGCCGAGCCACCGAGGCGAGCGTGGCCGAGGTCGCTGAGCAGGACCTGCACCGTCGCGCCGTGCTCGGCGTCGGCGTCGTGGCATCCGGAGCCGAGCGCGTGACCGACACGCTCGACCGCGCCGAGCGGCTCGTCGCCTCGCGGCCCGACGTCATGCTGCTCTCGGCGCGGCGGCGGCTGCGCCGCAGCGACGACGACTGA
- the hutI gene encoding imidazolonepropionase, whose translation MTDGGAVKRMLLTNVGELVTNDPAPDRDGGPLGIVRDAAVLVEDGRITWIGPAAHVPSHDDELRHEREQRRDGEEHRSLWDADVEVVDAGGRAVFPGFVDSHTHLVFGGDRAEEFAARMAGRRYEAGGIRSTVAATRAATDDELRARLAGFVAELHAQGTTTFEVKSGYGLSVRDEERIVRLAREVTDEVTFLGAHVVPADYADPAGDPGTGADAYVDLVVGEMLEACAPHAKWIDAFCERGAFTAEQSRRVLEAGAAMGLGVRVHGNQLGAGDGVRLAIELGAASVDHCTYLDDPEVAALAASDTVATLLPGVEFSTRQPYPDARRLIDAGVTVALASDCNPGSSFTSSMPFCIAVAVRDMGMTPAEALWASTAGGATALRRTDVGAIRPGGPADLVLLDAPSHVHLAYRPGVPLIARVWKDGEVVAS comes from the coding sequence ATGACTGATGGCGGTGCAGTGAAGCGGATGCTGCTGACGAACGTCGGCGAACTGGTCACGAACGACCCGGCTCCCGACCGCGACGGCGGCCCGCTCGGCATCGTGCGGGATGCGGCCGTGCTCGTGGAGGACGGCCGCATCACGTGGATCGGGCCCGCCGCGCACGTGCCGTCGCACGACGACGAGCTGCGGCACGAGCGCGAGCAGCGGCGCGACGGCGAGGAGCACCGGTCGCTGTGGGACGCCGACGTCGAGGTGGTCGACGCGGGCGGCCGTGCCGTGTTCCCGGGCTTCGTCGACAGCCACACGCACCTCGTCTTCGGCGGCGACCGGGCCGAGGAGTTCGCCGCGCGCATGGCCGGGCGCCGCTACGAGGCGGGCGGCATCCGCTCGACCGTGGCTGCGACCCGCGCCGCGACCGACGACGAGCTGCGCGCCCGCCTCGCCGGGTTCGTGGCCGAGCTGCACGCCCAGGGCACCACGACGTTCGAGGTGAAGTCGGGGTACGGGCTCTCGGTGCGCGACGAGGAGCGCATCGTGCGCCTCGCCCGCGAGGTCACCGACGAGGTCACGTTCCTCGGCGCGCATGTCGTGCCGGCCGACTACGCCGACCCGGCGGGCGATCCCGGCACGGGCGCCGACGCCTACGTCGACCTCGTCGTCGGCGAGATGCTCGAGGCCTGCGCGCCGCACGCGAAGTGGATCGACGCGTTCTGCGAGCGCGGCGCCTTCACCGCGGAGCAGTCCCGGCGGGTGCTCGAAGCGGGTGCGGCCATGGGCCTCGGCGTGCGAGTGCACGGCAACCAGCTCGGCGCGGGCGACGGGGTGCGTCTCGCGATCGAGCTCGGCGCGGCATCCGTCGACCACTGCACCTACCTCGACGACCCAGAGGTCGCGGCGCTCGCGGCATCCGACACGGTCGCCACCCTGCTGCCGGGCGTCGAGTTCTCGACCCGGCAGCCGTACCCCGACGCGCGGCGCCTCATCGACGCGGGCGTCACGGTGGCGCTCGCGAGCGACTGCAACCCGGGGTCGAGCTTCACGAGCTCGATGCCGTTCTGCATCGCGGTCGCCGTGCGCGACATGGGCATGACGCCCGCCGAGGCGCTCTGGGCCTCGACCGCCGGGGGTGCGACAGCGCTGCGGCGCACGGATGTCGGGGCGATCCGCCCGGGCGGCCCGGCCGACCTCGTGCTGCTCGACGCGCCGAGCCACGTGCACCTCGCCTACCGTCCGGGCGTGCCGCTCATTGCGCGCGTGTGGAAGGACGGGGAGGTCGTCGCGAGCTGA
- the hutU gene encoding urocanate hydratase — protein MTDAPPAPARTVRAARGSELTAKSWQTEAPLRMLMNNLDPEVAERPGDLIVYGGTGKAARNWESFDAIVRTLEDLEPDETLLVQSGKPVGVFRTHEWAPRVLIANSNLVGDWATWPEFRRLEQLGLTMYGQMTAGSWIYIGTQGILQGTYETFGAIARARFGGSLAGTLTLTAGCGGMGGAQPLAVTMNEGVMLIVDVDESRLARRVDHGYLDELTDDLDDAIERVLAAKAARTPLSVGLVGNAATVFPELLARGVAIDIVTDQTSAHDPLSYLPEGVSVDEWHELAASDPEGFTTRARESMAKHVDAMVGFQEAGAEVFDYGNSIRREAELGGLAHDRAFAFPGFVPAYIRPLFAEGKGPFRWAALSGDPADIAATDRAILELFPDDEHLRRWITQAGEKVHFEGLPARICWLGYKERHLAGLKFNEMVASGELSAPVVIGRDHLDSGSVASPYRETEAMADGSDAIADWPLLNALLNTASGATWVSIHHGGGVGIGRSIHAGQVVVADGTDLAAEKIARVLVNDPGTGVMRHVDAGYDRAVEVARERGLRVPMMDA, from the coding sequence ATGACCGATGCACCCCCCGCCCCCGCGCGCACCGTCCGCGCCGCCCGCGGCTCGGAGCTGACCGCGAAGAGCTGGCAGACCGAGGCGCCGCTGCGCATGCTCATGAACAACCTCGACCCCGAGGTGGCCGAGCGCCCCGGCGACCTCATCGTCTACGGCGGCACCGGCAAGGCCGCCCGCAACTGGGAGTCGTTCGACGCCATCGTGCGCACGCTCGAGGACCTCGAACCCGACGAGACGCTGCTCGTGCAGTCGGGCAAGCCCGTCGGCGTCTTCCGCACGCACGAGTGGGCGCCGCGCGTGCTCATCGCCAACTCGAACCTCGTCGGCGACTGGGCGACGTGGCCCGAGTTCCGCCGCCTCGAGCAGCTCGGCCTCACCATGTACGGCCAGATGACGGCCGGCTCCTGGATCTACATCGGCACGCAGGGCATCCTGCAGGGCACCTACGAGACCTTCGGCGCCATCGCGCGCGCACGGTTCGGTGGTTCGCTCGCCGGCACGCTCACGCTCACCGCCGGCTGCGGGGGCATGGGCGGCGCCCAGCCGCTCGCCGTGACCATGAACGAGGGCGTCATGCTCATCGTCGACGTCGACGAGTCCCGCCTGGCGCGCCGCGTCGACCACGGCTACCTCGACGAGCTGACCGACGACCTCGACGACGCGATCGAGCGCGTGCTCGCCGCGAAGGCCGCGCGCACCCCGCTCAGCGTCGGCCTCGTCGGCAACGCCGCCACCGTGTTCCCCGAGCTGCTCGCGCGCGGTGTGGCGATCGACATCGTGACCGACCAGACCAGCGCGCACGACCCGCTGTCGTACCTGCCCGAGGGCGTCTCGGTCGACGAGTGGCACGAGCTCGCGGCATCCGACCCCGAGGGCTTCACGACCCGCGCCCGCGAGAGCATGGCGAAGCACGTCGACGCGATGGTCGGCTTCCAGGAAGCCGGCGCCGAGGTGTTCGACTACGGCAACTCGATCCGCCGCGAAGCGGAGCTCGGCGGGCTCGCGCACGACCGTGCCTTCGCGTTCCCGGGCTTCGTCCCCGCGTACATCCGCCCGCTCTTCGCCGAGGGCAAGGGCCCGTTCCGCTGGGCGGCGCTCTCGGGCGACCCGGCCGACATCGCCGCGACCGACCGCGCGATCCTCGAGCTGTTCCCCGACGACGAGCACCTGCGCCGCTGGATCACGCAGGCCGGCGAGAAGGTGCACTTCGAGGGCCTTCCGGCTCGCATCTGCTGGCTCGGCTACAAGGAACGCCACCTCGCGGGCCTGAAGTTCAACGAGATGGTCGCCTCGGGCGAGCTCAGCGCGCCGGTCGTCATCGGCCGCGATCACCTCGACTCGGGCTCGGTCGCCTCGCCCTACCGCGAGACCGAGGCCATGGCCGACGGCTCCGACGCGATCGCCGACTGGCCGCTGCTCAACGCGCTGCTGAACACGGCGTCGGGCGCGACCTGGGTGTCGATCCACCACGGCGGCGGCGTCGGCATCGGGCGCTCGATCCACGCCGGCCAGGTGGTCGTCGCCGACGGCACCGACCTCGCGGCCGAGAAGATCGCACGCGTGCTCGTGAACGACCCGGGCACCGGCGTCATGCGGCACGTCGACGCGGGCTACGACCGCGCCGTCGAGGTGGCTCGCGAGCGCGGCCTGCGCGTGCCCATGATGGACGCATGA
- a CDS encoding M23 family metallopeptidase produces the protein MLLSVLGAAPAYAEELSATGTTDTTSTTDATTTETAEPTTEPAPAEEPAPAEEPAPATETPTDPATPPPTDPATPPPTDPATPPPTDPATPPPTDPATPPPPTDPATPPPTDPATPPPTDPATNPPGSPAPTSPTISSPTRTLRATAASISTGTNSLQSAALAGAQARIQLATSQLRAAEAALADARSMRAEAQAVAERMQGLADDAKAKADAAGRVYFAAAQGDGATLSSIPAAFGAGKDLLAGLGGVARVEQIAGDVEKLLAIADKRTEEAAAAQERADAAWAAVDEVPVEAAEAEVEAAEQALADARQELADLQADAASDSRLASSGVSLLLNLPADAGQLSDQGWALPVVGRITSDFGPRPVKPLPGVNDFHRGTDLAASCGTAVYAATSGVVNAAGPNGSLGNWIQIDHGSGVETGYGHLTDGGVFVAAGETVTAGQLIGAVGSTGASTGCHLHYEVHLDGAAIDAVPFMAARGISLG, from the coding sequence GTGCTGCTGAGCGTCCTGGGTGCCGCGCCCGCTTACGCGGAGGAGCTCTCGGCGACCGGGACCACCGACACGACGAGCACGACCGACGCGACCACGACCGAGACCGCGGAACCGACGACCGAACCCGCGCCGGCCGAGGAGCCCGCGCCGGCGGAGGAGCCCGCGCCGGCGACGGAGACTCCGACCGATCCGGCCACGCCGCCGCCGACCGATCCCGCCACGCCGCCACCGACCGACCCGGCCACGCCGCCGCCCACTGACCCGGCCACGCCGCCGCCGACCGACCCGGCCACGCCGCCGCCGCCGACCGACCCGGCCACACCGCCGCCCACGGATCCGGCCACACCGCCGCCCACGGATCCGGCAACGAACCCACCGGGCTCACCCGCGCCGACCTCGCCGACGATCTCGTCGCCCACGCGCACGCTGCGCGCGACCGCTGCGTCGATCTCGACGGGCACGAACAGCCTGCAGTCGGCCGCGCTCGCGGGGGCGCAGGCGCGTATCCAGCTCGCCACGTCGCAGCTCCGCGCCGCTGAGGCGGCGCTCGCCGACGCCCGGTCGATGCGGGCCGAGGCGCAGGCCGTCGCCGAGCGCATGCAGGGCCTCGCCGACGACGCCAAGGCCAAGGCCGACGCCGCCGGCCGCGTGTACTTCGCGGCCGCGCAGGGCGACGGCGCGACGCTCTCGTCGATCCCCGCCGCGTTCGGCGCCGGCAAGGACCTGCTCGCCGGCCTCGGCGGCGTGGCGCGGGTCGAGCAGATCGCCGGTGACGTCGAGAAGCTCCTCGCGATCGCCGACAAGCGCACCGAGGAGGCCGCGGCGGCGCAGGAGCGCGCCGACGCCGCATGGGCCGCGGTCGACGAGGTGCCGGTCGAAGCCGCAGAGGCCGAGGTCGAGGCCGCCGAGCAGGCGCTGGCCGACGCGCGCCAGGAGCTCGCCGACCTGCAGGCCGACGCCGCATCCGACAGCCGCCTGGCGTCGAGCGGCGTCTCGCTCCTGCTCAACCTGCCCGCCGATGCGGGACAGCTCAGCGACCAGGGCTGGGCGCTCCCCGTGGTCGGTCGGATCACCTCCGACTTCGGCCCTCGGCCGGTCAAGCCGCTGCCGGGCGTGAACGACTTCCATCGGGGCACCGACCTCGCCGCCTCGTGCGGCACGGCGGTCTACGCCGCCACGTCGGGCGTCGTGAACGCGGCCGGCCCGAACGGCAGCCTCGGCAACTGGATCCAGATCGACCACGGCTCGGGCGTCGAGACCGGCTACGGGCACCTGACCGACGGCGGCGTCTTCGTCGCGGCCGGCGAGACCGTGACCGCGGGCCAGCTCATCGGCGCGGTCGGCAGCACGGGCGCCTCCACCGGGTGCCACCTCCACTACGAGGTGCACCTCGACGGCGCCGCCATCGACGCGGTCCCGTTCATGGCCGCGCGCGGCATCTCGCTCGGCTGA
- the hutH gene encoding histidine ammonia-lyase codes for MSTIAPAPDRIAASVTVGTGPLTIDDVVAVARHGASVELDPAALEEVAASRAIVEGLAADPEPHYGISTGFGALATTFIAEDRRAQLQASLVRSHAAGSGAEVEREVVRALMLLRLSTLMTGRTGVRRETAETYAAILNAGIAPVVREYGSLGCSGDLAPLAHCALVAMGEGEVRTADGEPTDAATALAAAGITPLRLGEKEGLALINGTDGMLGMLALAIDDLRRLLPTADVAAAMSVEGLMGTDAVFAEDLHALRPQRGQALAASNLRALLAGSPIVASHKGPECTRVQDAYSLRCAPQVHGAARDTLAHAASVADAELASAVDNPVLTLDGRVESNGNFHGAPVAYVLDFLAIAVADVASMSERRTDRFLDRARNQGLPPFLADEVGVDSGLMIAQYTAAGIVSELKRLAVPASVDSIPSSAMQEDHVSMGWAAARKLRRAIDGLARVLAIEVMTASRGLALRAPLRPGAATGAVVELVAGVGAVPGPDRFLSPEIEAITGLVASGEVVARASREAGDLV; via the coding sequence ATGAGCACCATCGCGCCCGCACCCGACCGCATCGCGGCATCCGTCACCGTCGGCACCGGACCCCTCACGATCGACGACGTCGTCGCCGTGGCCCGGCACGGGGCATCCGTCGAGCTCGACCCGGCGGCCCTCGAGGAGGTCGCCGCGAGCCGCGCGATCGTCGAGGGCCTCGCCGCCGACCCCGAGCCGCACTACGGCATCTCGACCGGCTTCGGCGCGCTCGCGACCACCTTCATCGCCGAGGACCGCCGCGCACAGCTGCAGGCGAGCCTCGTCCGCTCGCACGCCGCGGGCTCGGGCGCCGAGGTGGAGCGCGAGGTCGTGCGCGCCCTGATGCTGCTGCGCCTCTCGACCCTCATGACCGGCCGCACCGGCGTGCGCCGCGAGACCGCCGAGACCTACGCGGCGATCCTGAACGCGGGCATCGCGCCGGTCGTGCGCGAGTACGGCTCGCTGGGCTGCTCGGGCGACCTCGCGCCCCTCGCGCACTGCGCGCTGGTCGCCATGGGCGAGGGCGAGGTCCGCACGGCCGATGGCGAGCCGACGGATGCCGCGACGGCCCTCGCCGCCGCCGGCATCACGCCGCTGCGCCTCGGCGAGAAGGAGGGCCTCGCCCTCATCAACGGCACCGACGGCATGCTCGGCATGCTCGCCCTCGCGATCGACGACCTGCGTCGCCTGCTCCCCACCGCCGACGTCGCGGCGGCCATGAGCGTCGAGGGCCTCATGGGCACCGACGCGGTGTTCGCCGAGGACCTGCACGCCCTGCGCCCGCAGCGCGGCCAGGCGCTCGCCGCGTCGAACCTCCGCGCCCTGCTCGCCGGGTCCCCCATCGTGGCGAGCCACAAGGGACCCGAGTGCACGCGCGTGCAGGACGCCTACTCGCTGCGCTGCGCCCCGCAGGTGCACGGCGCCGCCCGCGACACGCTCGCCCACGCGGCGTCCGTCGCCGACGCCGAGCTCGCCAGCGCGGTCGACAACCCGGTGCTGACGCTCGACGGCCGCGTCGAGTCGAACGGCAACTTCCACGGCGCGCCGGTCGCGTACGTGCTCGACTTCCTCGCGATCGCGGTGGCGGATGTCGCCTCGATGAGCGAGCGGCGCACCGACCGGTTCCTCGACCGCGCGCGCAACCAGGGCCTGCCGCCGTTCCTCGCCGACGAGGTGGGCGTCGACTCGGGGCTGATGATCGCCCAGTACACGGCCGCGGGCATCGTGTCCGAGCTGAAGCGCCTGGCGGTGCCGGCGTCGGTCGACTCGATCCCGTCGTCGGCGATGCAGGAGGACCACGTGTCGATGGGGTGGGCCGCCGCGCGCAAGCTCCGGCGCGCGATCGACGGCCTCGCGCGCGTGCTCGCGATCGAGGTCATGACCGCCTCGCGCGGCCTCGCGCTGCGCGCTCCGCTGCGGCCGGGCGCCGCCACGGGAGCGGTCGTGGAGCTCGTGGCGGGCGTCGGCGCAGTGCCCGGGCCCGACCGATTCCTGTCCCCCGAGATCGAGGCGATCACGGGGCTCGTGGCGTCGGGCGAGGTCGTCGCGAGGGCGTCGCGGGAGGCCGGCGACCTGGTGTGA
- a CDS encoding IclR family transcriptional regulator produces MEPGSKVPAADQTLAILAHLAAQRGPVPAATIAQALEIPRSTVYHLLAVMQERGFVVHLPEERRYGLGIAAFELSSGFSRQQPLSRLGRPLVATLVDRLGESGHLAVLHGRDVLYLVEERAPRRPSLVTDVGVRLPAHLTATGRAMLAELPPAQLRALYPDRAAFAERHPEGEADAAEWSYGRLKRVLADVRARGWAAEDGEVTSGLASAGAAVVDHLGWPAAAIAVTFPDDAATGLRERAVEGVREAAATLSRRIGGIR; encoded by the coding sequence ATGGAGCCCGGCTCGAAGGTGCCCGCCGCCGACCAGACGCTCGCGATCCTCGCCCACCTGGCCGCGCAGCGCGGGCCCGTGCCCGCCGCGACCATCGCGCAGGCGCTCGAGATCCCGCGCTCGACCGTCTACCACCTGCTCGCGGTCATGCAGGAACGCGGCTTCGTCGTGCACCTGCCCGAGGAGCGCCGGTACGGGCTCGGCATCGCCGCGTTCGAGCTGTCGAGCGGGTTCAGCCGGCAGCAGCCGCTCTCCCGGCTCGGACGGCCGCTCGTCGCGACCCTCGTCGACCGCCTCGGCGAGTCGGGGCACCTCGCGGTGCTGCACGGACGCGACGTGCTCTACCTCGTCGAGGAGCGCGCGCCACGGCGTCCCTCGCTCGTCACCGACGTGGGCGTGCGCCTGCCCGCGCACCTCACGGCCACCGGACGGGCGATGCTCGCCGAACTCCCGCCGGCGCAGCTGCGCGCACTGTATCCCGACCGGGCGGCGTTCGCCGAGCGGCATCCCGAGGGCGAGGCGGATGCCGCGGAGTGGAGCTACGGGCGCCTGAAGCGCGTGCTCGCCGACGTGCGCGCCCGCGGCTGGGCCGCCGAGGACGGCGAGGTCACGAGCGGCCTCGCGTCGGCCGGAGCGGCGGTCGTCGACCACCTCGGCTGGCCGGCCGCGGCGATCGCGGTGACGTTCCCCGACGACGCCGCGACCGGGCTGCGCGAGCGGGCCGTGGAGGGCGTGCGCGAGGCGGCGGCCACGCTCTCACGTCGCATCGGCGGCATCCGCTGA
- a CDS encoding antibiotic biosynthesis monooxygenase has protein sequence MASEPITVSIRREVDPARISEATAWVQTGVNLANGYPGFLGSGWVRAGETSTVWHMLYRFANEETLDAWERSPERSRWLSMGEDFVHSERSRRRTGIEGWFDEPATGSVPVADAAGHGAEASDLPPAPPRWKQAVTIWLGFFPVNLLFAYLVAPVPGWGELPIWLRALGTTLVLTPIMTYWVLPLVTRMLRRWLAPKR, from the coding sequence ATGGCCAGCGAACCGATCACCGTGTCGATCCGGCGCGAGGTGGACCCGGCCCGGATCTCCGAGGCCACCGCCTGGGTGCAGACCGGCGTCAACCTCGCGAACGGATATCCGGGCTTCCTCGGCTCGGGCTGGGTGCGCGCCGGCGAGACGTCGACCGTGTGGCACATGCTCTACCGCTTCGCGAACGAGGAGACGCTCGACGCGTGGGAGCGATCGCCCGAGCGCAGCCGGTGGCTGTCGATGGGCGAGGACTTCGTGCACTCCGAGCGCAGCCGGCGGCGCACCGGCATCGAGGGCTGGTTCGACGAGCCGGCCACGGGCTCGGTGCCGGTGGCGGATGCCGCGGGGCACGGCGCCGAGGCATCCGACCTGCCGCCCGCGCCGCCGCGCTGGAAGCAGGCGGTCACGATCTGGCTCGGGTTCTTCCCGGTGAACCTGCTGTTCGCCTACCTCGTGGCGCCCGTGCCCGGATGGGGCGAGCTGCCGATCTGGCTCAGGGCGCTCGGCACCACGCTCGTGCTGACGCCGATCATGACGTACTGGGTGCTCCCCCTCGTCACGCGGATGCTGCGGCGCTGGCTCGCACCGAAGCGCTGA